The sequence ATCGAAGGTGCCGATCTTGGTGAAGGTGCTGCCGAAGTCCACCACCAGCACCTTCTTGCCCTCCACACGGTGGATTCCGACCCGGTCGCGGAACGCCCGTACCACCGACTCGTCGATGGTCTCCGGCAACTCGGTGATGTACGACTCCTCGTCCGCCACCGAAATGCTCTTGTCAAAGTACCAGGGATAACGGGCGCGCACGAGGTCGACCCGCTCCATCTCGTCCTTGACCTTTCGATGGTCAAACTCGTCGATACGACAGCAGCCGTCGACCATCTTCGTGCGACACTTACCCACCATCTCGTAGCGCTTGTCCAGCACCGTCAGTTTGGGGGCCTGGAACAAACCCGTCTGCAGCGCCAGGTCCAGCGTGTCGGGACTGATCATGCCACACTCGCCACCCGGGTAGTTCCGTTCGTCCACGAACGACAGGAGCATGGTCTCGTAGTTGCGCTCCCGGGCGGAAGGCTCGGCGCGCCGGGCAGCCTCCTCGGGCGGTACCGCCCAATCGAGGAAGTTCTGCACCGTCACCGGTCCTTCGTACCCTCCCATGAGGGCGAGGTGCAGGATGTTGTACATGGCCCCCCGCTTCAGCTCTTCTTTACGGGCCACCAGACGGGGATCGGAAAGCGGGTCAGGACGGTGGCCCTTGTAAAAGTCCTTCACCACCTGCTTGACGATCTCGCACGACTCGATGATGTCCCGGGCCCGGGCCTCGTGGTGGGCCTCCGGATAGGACACCACGTGGATGATGTCCGGATCCACGAACATCTGCCACCAGGTGGTGATGGCCAGGTGGCCCTTGGCCATGTTGAGGTTGGGCGGGAAGCTGGACAACCCTCCCCGCGTCTCCTTGATGATGTGGAAGTCGAAGTGCCGCGTAAGGGGCTCGATCAGTTCGTAGGCCGCCTGCATCTTGGCCAGGTCCATCAGCCCCGATATCTGGGGTGGAAGGTCGAACATGAGCTGCATGATGTAGTGGCGGATGCCCATCTTCAGGGCCACTACGCCCGCCACCACGTGGTCGGTCACGTACATGTCGTCCGAGCAGTTGCGAAGCTGCCACTGGTGCGGATCGTTGATCTCAAGGGGCTTGTCAAGGGAAGCCCACCAGCGCATCACCCGGAAGTGCTCATCAAAGGAATCACGGATAGAGATGGGTCCCCGGCCGTCCAGTTCGTTGTAGAAGAATATGGGCACCGCCGGGAAGGGCATGTGCAGGGTCTCTTCGAAGATCTTGGCCAGTTCCAGCAACTCGTCGGTGCCCGAATAAATGCGGATCATGGGGAAATTGCCCCGGCGGGTGGCCTCCTTAAGGCGGACCAGGTCCTCCTTGCTGCGGATGGGTACCCCACCCTGACCCTTGAGGTATTTGGCAGGATCCTCTTCTCCCCGGATGAACTTGGCCAGGTAGGCCTGGCTGGGCTGGTCAGGACCCAGGGACACTATCTCCAGGGCCCCCGCCTCCGCCACCTCCATGACGTCGCGAATGGTGGGCTCCACGCTATCGGCGGCGATACCGATGTGGGCCCGCAGGATGGGCCGGTTCTCCCGGTCCCGCACCTGGCGAATGCGCTCCAGCAGTTCGTCCGACCACTGTTCCTCCGCTACCCGCCGCGGGGGCTTGCCCAGGGCGAAGTCCAGCAACTCCTCCATGGTAACGAAGTCGTCCACGATCAGAGCGAAGAAGTCCCGGAACTTCTCCTTGTGACGGTATTCTTCTGCCACCTTGTCCAGGTCGTAGTGACGGTCCTCGGGCAGGGAAAAGCGGTCCTCCAGCACCGGTTGCCCGGTCATGGCCCGCACCAGGTTGGCCGCCGGGCGCAATCCTCCGAAGCAGTAGCGGATGCCGCTGGCCTGGGGATTTAGCCCATACTCCCACGCCTTTTCCACGAACTCTCCCACCAGCTTATCCACGTGCAGGTCACCCAGCCGAATGGAGATGCCCACCACCTCGGGGCGCGACTCCCTGATCTTGTTGATCACCTCCC comes from Bacillota bacterium and encodes:
- a CDS encoding glutamate mutase L; its protein translation is MSDTSGVGRKRRVLVAAIGDCVHSLGVESFAEWMEDLGMGYVAIKLGPAVPVGEVINKIRESRPEVVGISIRLGDLHVDKLVGEFVEKAWEYGLNPQASGIRYCFGGLRPAANLVRAMTGQPVLEDRFSLPEDRHYDLDKVAEEYRHKEKFRDFFALIVDDFVTMEELLDFALGKPPRRVAEEQWSDELLERIRQVRDRENRPILRAHIGIAADSVEPTIRDVMEVAEAGALEIVSLGPDQPSQAYLAKFIRGEEDPAKYLKGQGGVPIRSKEDLVRLKEATRRGNFPMIRIYSGTDELLELAKIFEETLHMPFPAVPIFFYNELDGRGPISIRDSFDEHFRVMRWWASLDKPLEINDPHQWQLRNCSDDMYVTDHVVAGVVALKMGIRHYIMQLMFDLPPQISGLMDLAKMQAAYELIEPLTRHFDFHIIKETRGGLSSFPPNLNMAKGHLAITTWWQMFVDPDIIHVVSYPEAHHEARARDIIESCEIVKQVVKDFYKGHRPDPLSDPRLVARKEELKRGAMYNILHLALMGGYEGPVTVQNFLDWAVPPEEAARRAEPSARERNYETMLLSFVDERNYPGGECGMISPDTLDLALQTGLFQAPKLTVLDKRYEMVGKCRTKMVDGCCRIDEFDHRKVKDEMERVDLVRARYPWYFDKSISVADEESYITELPETIDESVVRAFRDRVGIHRVEGKKVLVVDFGSTFTKIGTFDTDREEFHLRYVATTPEDLREGLANGLGVLEECRERGDWEPLARAMAEYDIKLPCSSAKGGLKVVTVGLVPEESGEAAELAALTAGAKLVGSYAGRLTDEEVERIYQHDRPEMILLAGGVDYGGEAEIILHNARLLAEEARRATYARYGIPVIYAGNQDVAAEVERIFRINGVDVRVTPNVMPEVNTFRIEAVNEAIRDLFQTVIIRGKGFDVVEEYMSAPFLPTPRAAFLGINLLAKGYQDEPGLGNLVALDIGGATTDFYANVASNPLYAYPGDDPRKRVKRTILKTPNAPLAYRRVEGKFGLAYDAENLLELPHFADGTAAEVLSRKFWQRFPGFRPRPHDSKRVPGLVGEDVFHQFFSSDRPGALFDVNSYLRYLSAHPHHLPASEEESWLHSHLGREIMAITTRNNVGRVQETDTYFLQYGVNFFNNRCTTLLIGGTIYHKCRDAGPGYLEHLRIIASGALYDPTEAHVLRPRGEVLLDASYMVSIVGGLYGRLDPARALRMMKRCLRPLEVEVPVSPQVEAAVR